A stretch of Tripterygium wilfordii isolate XIE 37 chromosome 11, ASM1340144v1, whole genome shotgun sequence DNA encodes these proteins:
- the LOC120009448 gene encoding aldehyde oxidase GLOX-like, translating to MRHCILTKTRQDTIFQILYFTSYDLSTVFPAIEDSHQSSTQSSRAFINARDNLDDRTKSTTQFIHSSMSPTLITLSTLFLLVLTQPCLHRSILAEAAGGRFQLLQRSIGIAAMHMQLLNNDRVIIFDRTDFGQSNISLPAGKCRTDPNETALKTDCTAHSVEYNVLSNEFRPLMVQTDVWCSSGAVTPDGRLIQTGGFNDGDRKVRIMSACDGGCDWVEVGNGLAARRWYATNHILPDGKQIIIGGRREYNYEFYPKNGAGSNTYSLPFLVQTNDPGIENNLYPFVYLNVDGFLFIFANNRAILFDYSKNKVVRTYPAIPGGDPRCYPSTGSSVLLPLKNLGGPGGVEAEVLVCGGAPKGSFTAAGKGNFVGALNTCARIKITDPNPQWVMETMPLARVMGDMTLLPNGHVLIINGAAAGSAGWELGRKPVLSPVLYRPGKKLGSRFETQNPSTIPRMYHSTAILLRDGRVLVGGSNPHVGYEFSGVLYPTELSLEAFNPSYLDVNFVGVRPRIVSPATQAKLKYKQILTVRFSVTGTVVPDSVSVTMVAPSFTTHSFSMNQRLLVLDSEKATSLGKSVYEIRVTTPGSGILAPAGYYMLFVVHQEIPSAGIWVHLQ from the coding sequence ATGAGACACTGTATTCTAACTAAGACTCGTCAAGACACTATATTCCAAATTCTCTATTTCACTTCCTATGACCTTTCCACGGTTTTTCCAGCGATTGAAGATTCACATCAATCATCAACACAGTCGTCACGAGCGTTTATAAATGCCAGAGACAACCTTGACGACCGAACAAAATCAACAACTCAGTTCATTCATTCATCAATGTCTCCGACACTAATAACTCTGTCCACGCTCTTCCTCCTTGTCTTAACCCAACCATGCCTCCACCGCAGCATTCTCGCCGAAGCAGCCGGTGGCCGGTTCCAGCTCCTACAGAGAAGCATTGGCATAGCTGCTATGCACATGCAACTCCTCAACAACGACCGTGTCATCATCTTTGACCGAACCGATTTCGGGCAGTCAAACATCTCACTCCCTGCCGGTAAGTGCAGGACCGACCCAAACGAGACAGCTTTGAAGACTGACTGCACTGCTCACTCAGTCGAGTACAATGTTTTGTCAAACGAGTTCCGGCCACTTATGGTGCAGACAGACGTATGGTGTTCTTCAGGCGCCGTAACGCCTGATGGCCGTCTGATCCAAACTGGTGGCTTCAATGACGGTGATCGAAAGGTCAGGATTATGAGCGCATGTGATGGAGGCTGTGATTGGGTGGAGGTTGGAAATGGACTCGCTGCCAGGAGATGGTATGCGACCAATCATATACTGCCAGATGGAAAGCAGATTATAATAGGTGGTCGGAGAGAATATAATTACGAGTTCTACCCCAAAAACGGCGCCGGATCAAACACTTACAGTTTACCCTTTCTGGTTCAAACCAATGATCCGGGTATCGAGAACAATTTGTACCCGTTTGTTTATCTCAATGTGGACGGGTTTCTATTCATTTTTGCTAACAATCGAGCTATATTGTTCGATTACTCGAAAAACAAGGTGGTCCGGACTTACCCGGCAATACCGGGTGGAGACCCGAGATGTTACCCGAGCACGGGCTCTTCAGTTTTGCTTCCATTGAAGAACTTGGGAGGACCGGGTGGTGTTGAAGCTGAGGTTCTGGTATGTGGTGGAGCCCCGAAAGGATCCTTTACCGCGGCTGGTAAGGGGAATTTCGTCGGAGCTTTGAATACTTGCGCTCGGATCAAAATAACAGACCCGAACCCGCAATGGGTCATGGAGACAATGCCTCTCGCTAGAGTCATGGGCGACATGACACTGCTCCCGAACGGCCACGTTTTGATTATCAACGGCGCAGCGGCGGGTAGTGCGGGATGGGAATTAGGGCGTAAACCGGTTCTGAGCCCGGTATTATACCGACCCGGGAAGAAACTTGGGTCAAGATTCGAGACCCAGAACCCGAGTACAATTCCAAGAATGTACCATTCCACGGCGATATTGCTGCGCGACGGGAGGGTTCTCGTTGGAGGTAGTAATCCCCACGTCGGATATGAATTCTCCGGAGTACTATATCCGACAGAGTTGAGCTTAGAAGCTTTTAATCCGTCGTACTTGGACGTAAATTTTGTTGGTGTAAGACCAAGAATCGTATCTCCGGCAACTCAAGCGAAGCTAAAATATAAACAGATCTTAACGGTGCGTTTTTCTGTGACCGGAACTGTGGTTCCAGATTCGGTGTCGGTGACAATGGTGGCACCGTCATTTACGACTCACTCATTCTCCATGAATCAACGATTGTTGGTTCTTGACTCAGAGAAAGCGACGAGTTTGGGGAAATCAGTTTATGAGATTCGGGTCACCACACCCGGGTCGGGTATTCTTGCACCGGCTGGGTATTATATGCTATTTGTTGTTCATCAAGAGATTCCCAGCGCAGGCATTTGGGTCCATCTCCAGTGA
- the LOC120009868 gene encoding histone H3.3 has protein sequence MARTKQTARKSTGGKAPRKQLATKAARKSAPTTGGVKKPHRYRPGTVALREIRKYQKSTELLIRKLPFQRLVREIAQDFKTDLRFQSHAVLALQEAAEAYLVGLFEDTNLCAIHAKRVTIMPKDIQLARRIRGERA, from the exons ATGGCTCGTACCAAGCAGACTGCTCGCAAGTCGACCGGTGGCAAGGCTCCAAGGAAACAACTCGCTACAAAG GCTGCAAGGAAGTCGGCGCCCACCACAGGCGGTGTCAAGAAGCCTCATCGCTACCGCCCTGGAACTGTTGCTCTCCG TGAAATTCGCAAGTACCAGAAGAGTACGGAGCTTTTGATCCGTAAACTTCCCTTCCAGCGCCTCGTTCGTGAAATTGCTCAAGATTTCAAG ACTGATTTGAGGTTCCAAAGCCACGCTGTTCTGGCTCTCCAAGAGGCCGCCGAGGCTTATCTGGTTGGTCTCTTCGAAGATACCAATTTGTGCGCAATCCACGCCAAGAGGGTGACTATCATGCCAAAGGATATCCAGCTTGCTCGCCGTATCCGTGGTGAACGTGCATAA
- the LOC120009869 gene encoding uncharacterized protein LOC120009869, which translates to MEHTNRRGYAWAVSAGLNAALAAISAKFFSSLLIKYALVVLLNVTMWGCYINSLKALSSLQATVTNFATNFLTSGLAGFFLFDEALPFKWFAGAFLIVVGVLILSKSSIERKERVD; encoded by the exons ATGGAGCATACCAACAGGAGAGGCTACGCATGGGCCGTCTCGGCCGGACTCAACGCTGCTCTCGCTGCCATTTCCGCCAAGTTCTTCTCATCTCTG CTCATCAAATATGCTTTGGTGGTATTGCTTAATGTGACAATGTGGGGATGTTACATAAACAGCCTTAAAGCTCTTTCTTCTCTACAAGCTACCGTGACGAATTTTGCTACTAACTTCCTCACTTCTGGTCTAGCTGGATTCTTTTTGTTTGATGAAGCTTTACCGTTTAAG TGGTTTGCAGGCGCATTCCTGATTGTAGTTGGTGTGCTTATACTCAGTAAGTCGAGTATAGAAAGGAAGGAGAGGGTAGATTGA
- the LOC120009444 gene encoding protein BASIC PENTACYSTEINE6-like, which yields MDDGGHRENGRHKADQYKAAQGQWLMQPQPSMKQIMSIIAERDQAIQERNLSLSDKKAAIAERDMAFLQRDTAIAERNNAMMERDNAIAALQYRESSLSNGNMSSCPPGCQISRGVKHMHHPQQHHVPHMNEGPYNSREMNTSDSLPITPVGTEASKSRRGRRPKETKGMPSNKKASKRPKKVKMESEDLNKMMFGKSNEWKNGQDMCGGGDDLNKELMVSKGDWKGQDLGLNQVAFDESTMPAPVCSCTGVLRQCYKWGNGGWQSACCTTNLSMYPLPAVPNKRHARVGGRKMSGSAFNKLLSRLAAEGNDLSIPVDLKEHWAKHGTNRYITIK from the exons ATGGATGATGGTGGGCATCGTGAAAATGGAAGACACAAAGCAGATCAATATAAAGCAGCCCAGGGGCAG TGGTTGATGCAACCTCAGCCTTCAATGAAACAGATCATGTCAATCATAGCTGAAAGGGATCAAGCCATTCAAGAACGAAATTTGTCCCTTTCAGATAAGAAGGCTGCTATTGCAGAGCGAGACATGGCATTCCTGCAACGAGATACGGCTATTGCAGAGAGAAATAATGCGATGATGGAACGAGACAATGCTATTGCTGCTCTGCAATATCGAGAGAGCTCCTTGAGCAATGGTAACATGTCCTCTTGTCCTCCAGGATGTCAAATCTCGCGTGGGGTGAAACACATGCACCACCCACAGCAGCATCATGTGCCTCACATGAATGAAGGTCCCTACAATTCAAGGGAAATGAACACAAGCGATTCCCTACCAATAACTCCAGTTGGTACCGAGGCTTCAAAATCACGGCGGGGTAGACGACCTAAGGAAACCAAGGGAATGCCATCCAATAAAAAGGCTTCAAAGcgtccaaagaaggtgaagatggaGAGCGAGGACTTGAATAAGATGATGTTTGGCAAGTCGAATGAGTGGAAGAATGGGCAGGATATGTGTGGTGGAGGTGATGATCTAAACAAAGAGTTGATGGTATCAAAGGGCGATTGGAAGGGCCAAGACTTGGGGTTAAATCAGGTTGCGTTTGACGAGTCGACCATGCCAGCACCTGTATGCTCCTGCACTGGAGTCCTAAGGCAATGCTACAAATGGGGAAATGGAGGATGGCAATCAGCATGTTGCACGACCAACTTGTCAATGTATCCACTACCTGCAGTGCCAAACAAGCGGCATGCCCGAGTAGGTGGGCGAAAGATGAGTGGAAGTGCTTTCAACAAACTTCTTAGCCGGCTTGCAGCGGAAGGCAATGATCTTTCAATTCCCGTAGATCTGAAGGAACATTGGGCTAAGCACGGGACAAATCGCtacattacaatcaaatag
- the LOC120009888 gene encoding protein RCC2 homolog: protein MSSAVSAEKKSEENEKKEVKGGEMLFCGSTCWDMVGRKKGASEGNLISPTRLRPLVGIDICFVASGCNSCHCVALDVGGRCYTWGRNEKGQLGHGDKIQRDRPTVVSELSKYKIVRAGAGRSHTVVVTEDGQSLAFGWNKHGQLGSGSVKNEIESSPVRCLASEVKNTACGSDFTVWLSSVEGSSILTAGLPQYGQLGHGTDNEYNMKDSSVRLVYEAQPRPKAIGSLAGETIVKVACGTNHTVAVDANGYVYTWGFGGYGRLGHREQKDEWVPRRVDVFQRQNILPPDAVISAGAGNSACTAGGGQLYMWGKIKNTGDDWMYPKPLMDLSGWNLRCMDSGNMHHFVGADISCISWGHAQYGELGYGPEGQKSSAVPKKVDILEGLHVLGVACGMGHSMIIVDRTDVGDQLDQLDVYDGKASAEGNEAAEAKESIKKGAAKGSENSKKRKVSKSSSESEDDGDSDEDSGSSEEEANGKAEMKSKRGGKASGRGRGKGAKSSASDGKGAARGRGRPPSTKNSKSPQSSGGKTGKRGRPRKA from the exons ATGTCGTCGGCGGTGTCAGCGGAGAAGAAGTCAGAGGAGAATGAGAAGAAGGAGGTCAAGGGAGGAGAGATGCTTTTCTGCGGGTCCACTTGCTGGGACATGGTTGGCCGGAAAAAAGGTGCTTCTGAAGGCAACTTGATTTCTCCTACTAGGCTCCGACCCCTTGTTGGTATTGACATTTGCTTCGTTGCCTCCGGTTGCA ATTCGTGTCATTGCGTGGCATTGGATGTTGGAGGACGTTGTTATACGTGGGGCCGCAATGAG AAGGGGCAACTGGGTCACGGAGATAAAATTCAGCGTGATAGGCCGACAGTTGTCTCTGAACTTTCTAA GTATAAAATTGTTAGAGCTGGAGCTGGTAGGAGCCACACAGTAGTGGTTACAGAAGATGGTCAATCTTTAGCATTTGGCTGGAACAAACATGGACAGCTTGGTTCGGGTTCAGTAAAAAATG AGATTGAGTCGTCTCCTGTTCGCTGTCTTGCTTCTGAAGTCAAGAATACAGCCTGTGGATCTGATTTCACTGTGTGGTTATCTTCAGTTGAAGGATCTTCTATACT AACTGCCGGCCTTCCACAGTATGGTCAGCTAGGACATGGAACAGACAATGAG TACAATATGAAAGATAGCTCTGTGAGGCTTGTTTATGAAGCTCAACCTCGACCCAAAGCAATAGGTTCTCTCGCAGGAGAGACTATTGTCAAAGTTGCATGCGGAACAAACCATACAG TTGCTGTGGATGCTAATGGCTATGTATACAC GTGGGGCTTTGGTGGTTATGGAAG GCTTGGTCATAGAGAGCAGAAGGATGAGTGGGTCCCTAGAAGAGTTGATGTCTTTCAGAGGCAGAACATTCTACCTCCTGATGCAGTTATTTCAGCTGGTGCTGGGAACTCTGCATGTACTGCTG GGGGTGGGCAATTGTATATGTGGGGGAAGATAAAGAATACTGGTGATGATTGGATGTATCCAAAACCTCTCATGGATTTAAG TGGTTGGAATCTACGTTGTATGGATTCAGGCAATATGCACCATTTTGTTGGTGCTGATATCTCCTGCATAAGTTGGGGACATGCTCAGTATGGAGAGCTTGGATATGGTCCTGAAGGACAAAA ATCTTCAGCAGTGCCCAAAAAGGTGGATATTCTCGAGGGCCTGCATGTTCTTGG AGTTGCTTGTGGAATGGGCCATTCCATGATTATAGTTGATAGAACAGATGTTGGTGACCAACTTGATCAG CTTGATGTTTATGATGGCAAGGCTTCTGCGGAAG GGAATGAAGCTGCTGAAGCTAAGGAATCCATAAAAAAGGGTGCTGCTAAAGGTTCTGAGAATTCCAAGAAACGGAAGGTTTCCAAAAGTTCATCAGAGTCGGAAGACGATGGGGACAGTGATGAGGACAGTGGCAGCTCTGAGGAAGAGGCCAATGGTAAGGCAGAAATGAAGTCAAAACGGGGTGGGAAAGCTTCTGGCAGAGGACGAGGTAAGGGTGCCAAAAGTTCTGCATCTGATGGAAAAGGCGCTGCACGAGGGCGAGGGCGCCCTCCCTCaactaaaaattcaaaaagtccACAAAGTTCTGGAGGAAAAACTGGTAAGAGAGGAAGGCCTCGCAAGGCATAA
- the LOC120008832 gene encoding LOB domain-containing protein 24-like, whose product MGRCAACKYLRRRCPSDCIFSPYFPSNDPQRFAILHKIYGASNVGKMLQGVQYPRLGVRINQSRYFLTKSWFHQLPSRYLRAEAVDSMYSEAQYRIEDPVYGCVGMISALHQQLHIAESELAKTRAEIALFSNNNTQEKFNHKNLSLEEQTNVG is encoded by the exons ATGGGTCGTTGTGCAGCTTGCAAGTATTTGAGAAGAAGATGCCCCTCAGATTGCATTTTCTCTCCTTATTTCCCTTCCAATGACCCTCAAAGATTTGCTATCCTTCACAAAATCTATGGTGCTAGCAATGTTGGAAAGATGCTCCAg GGTGTACAGTATCCAAGGTTAGGAGTTCGAATCAATCAATCGAGATATTTTCTTACAAAATCTTGGTTTCAT CAACTTCCAAGTCGTTATCTACGAGCAGAGGCAGTGGATTCTATGTATTCTGAGGCACAATATAGGATTGAAGATCCTGTGTACGGCTGTGTTGGAATGATCTCTGCGTTGCACCAACAACTACACATTGCAGAAAGTGAACTCGCTAAAACCAGAGCGGAAATTGCTTTGTTTAGTAACAACAATACACAAGAAAAATTCAATCACAAAAACCTCTCGCTTGAAGAACAAACCAATGTTGGATGA
- the LOC120009807 gene encoding cytochrome P450 83B1-like, with the protein MPLVIIFLVILMLLFFFLKHKSRSENVRLPPGPKGLPLIGNLHQLDNSNLPFYLWQLSNQHGPLVFLRLGLKPTLVVSSAKMAKETLKTHDLEFSSRPALRSLQILSYNGQDIGFSPYNAYWREMRKICVIHLFSNTRVQTFRPIREYEVSLMVRKISKLANASKPCNLNEALMFLTSTIICRTAFGKRYEDEAAERTRFESLLNETEELLAGSFLSDYLPCMSWFDRLTGMLPRLEKTFVELDYFYDELIKEHLDPKRPEPEREDILDILLQLWKDSSSKSNLTMDHIKGVLMNVFVAGTSTSAATVVWAMVFLMKNPTIMKKTQKEIRNLIGRKGLVNEDDVQRLPYLKAVVKETMRFRAVNPLLIPKETTQKCYINGYVIPAKTLVFVNAWAIGRDPEAWENPEEFYPERFIDNPIDFKGQDFRLVPFGAGRRTCPGLHMGIATVELSLANLLYNFDWEMPTGMKEEDIDTEALNGITVHKKNALCLMATNFIYDV; encoded by the exons ATGCCTTTAGTCATCATCTTCCTTGTCATTCTCATGCTCTTGTTTTTCTTCCTAAAACATAAATCCAGAAGTGAGAATGTTCGTCTCCCACCTGGCCCTAAAGGCCTTCCCTTAATAGGTAACCTACACCAGCTTGATAACTCAAACCTTCCATTCTACCTGTGGCAACTCTCGAACCAACATGGCCCTCTTGTTTTCTTGAGATTAGGTCTTAAGCCAACCCTTGTAGTCTCATCTGCCAAAATGGCTAAAGAGACACTAAAAACTCATGATCTTGAATTTTCTAGTAGGCCTGCATTGCGAAGCCTGCAAATCTTGTCCTATAATGGCCAAGATATCGGTTTTTCTCCGTACAATGCTTATTGGAGGGAGATGAGAAAGATCTGCGTCATTCATCTTTTCAGCAATACTCGAGTGCAAACTTTTCGTCCTATAAGAGAATATGAGGTTTCTCTTATGGTTAGAAAAATATCCAAATTGGCCAATGCTTCTAAGCCTTGTAATTTGAATGAAGCGCTGATGTTTCTTACGAGCACCATAATCTGTAGAACAGCTTTTGGTAAGAGATACGAGGATGAGGCAGCTGAGAGAACGAGATTTGAAAGTCTGCTTAACGAAACTGAAGAGTTATTGGCAGGTTCTTTTCTCTCTGACTATTTGCCTTGTATGAGCTGGTTTGATAGACTCACAGGAATGCTACCCCGCTTAGAGAAAACTTTTGTTGAACTGGATTACTTCTACGATGAACTAATCAAGGAACACCTCGATCCAAAGAGACCGGAGCCTGAGCGTGAGGACATTCTTGACATTCTACTTCAACTATGGAAGGATAGTTCATCCAAATCCAATCTCACCATGGATCACATTAAAGGAGTTCTCATG AATGTGTTTGTTGCTGGAACCAGCACAAGTGCAGCCACTGTGGTATGGGccatggtcttcctaatgaagaatCCTACGATTatgaagaaaacacaaaaagaaatcaGAAATTTAATAGGAAGAAAAGGTCTTGTAAATGAAGATGATGTTCAAAGACTACCATATCTTAAAGCAGTGGTCAAAGAGACTATGAGATTTCGGGCTGTAAATCCACTATTGATCCCTAAAGAAACTACTCAGAAGTGTTACATAAATGGGTATGTAATACCAGCCAAAACCTTGGTTTTTGTGAATGCATGGGCAATTGGAAGGGACCCTGAGGCATGGGAAAATCCAGAGGAATTCTACCCTGAAAGATTTATTGACAATCCAATCGACTTTAAAGGACAAGATTTTCGGTTAGTACCATTTGGAGCCGGCAGAAGAACTTGTCCAGGTTTACATATGGGGATTGCTACTGTGGAGCTTTCACTTGCTAATCTTCTTTACAATTTTGATTGGGAAATGCCAACTGGGATGAAGGAAGAAGACATAGACACTGAGGCACTTAATGGCATTACGGTTCACAAGAAAAATGCTCTGTGTCTTATGGCCACCAACTTTATATATGATGTCTAA
- the LOC120009258 gene encoding protein IQ-DOMAIN 32-like: MRRSSACFKIITCGSDSAEKDKDDLDVSESKGFGDKRGWSFRKRSARHQVLSNNVISETLSSGNKDSAQSADFSFQPADTSTIEEKISVIQCTDEKPQLPVLVNTKGTEMIAPANNGIEVEVQVEESVVIVIQAAIRGILAQRELLKLKNVVKVQAAVRGHLVRRHAVGTLRCVQAIVKMQALVRARLSLGGSESKVDEKHPKDCNGLKTQEENLGKKPSVKYVSIEKLLSNKFARQLMELTPKSKSKPILIECDPAKANSAWNWLERWMSVASLAQTPTSNSEITTEQAETEKKGKYSSSLETETPLEGFLELVDTNTSVIESAVPSSETEENHFTYGADNIKQVCNPTECIEDSLEHPLPEKTSTSEAEVSMANDNSFRDRTMPSDANFQSELNSRHSKTAIEIEQPKRSTKRNASEQLEPEGKKFVTGSRKGSNSAFVDVQSKFEELRSAPDLGTSISSSYKDVGVESRVDTVLSGEDTVTWTKKPIVEENSGVHNSRVQYGGSECGTELSISYTLDSPERSEVGAVECENEAGVSVEETCKLHSSISNLDGKANDTSVFSVSNLSQRADNPEKVDDPKGESFNLSGEAFDLSVAAAQPLVEQKPERSVSVFREELNSEKGCQAYVSSPEASPRSHMTVPESQGTPSSQVDVKAKRNRSDRSGSSQKSKVGKRSPLNANHVSGARNGVEQLPKDQKNGKRRNSFGTTKSDHIDQEPRDSSSNNNSLPRFMQATESARAKLNANNSPRSSPDVHDRDYIKKRHSLPGASERQGSPFVQRSTSQAQAGAKGNERKWQR; the protein is encoded by the exons ATGAGAAGATCATCTGCGTGTTTCAAGATAATCACTTGCGGCAGCGATTCAGCTGAGAAAGACAAAGATGATCTCGACGTCTCTGAG AGCAAAGGCTTCGGTGATAAGCGTGGATGGAGCTTTCGAAAAAGATCTGCCCGGCATCAAGTGCTAAGCAACAACGTGATCTCAGAAACCCTTTCTTCTGGAAACAAGGACAGCGCACAATCTGCTGATTTTAGTTTCCAGCCAGCAGATACCTCTACCATTGAAGAGAAAATATCTGTGATCCAATGCACGGATGAGAAACCTCAGTTGCCAGTGTTAGTGAATACGAAAGGCACAGAGATGATTGCTCCAGCCAACAATGGAATTGAAGTCGAGGTCCAAGTGGAGGAATCTGTTGTTATTGTTATACAGGCTGCTATCAGAGGGATTTTG GCTCAAAGAGAACTCCTAAAGCTTAAGAATGTAGTGAAGGTGCAAGCTGCTGTACGTGGGCATCTGGTTCGAAGGCATGCTGTGGGAACACTGCGCTGTGTTCAAGCCATTGTGAAAATGCAAGCTCTTGTTCGGGCTCGTTTGTCTCTAGGAGGATCTGAGAGTAAAGTGGATGAGAAGCATCCAAAAGATTGCAATGGCTTAAAGACCCAG GAGGAAAACTTGGGGAAAAAACCAAGTGTGAAATATGTATCCATTGAGAAGCTGCTTAGCAATAAGTTTGCTCGTCAG CTAATGGAATTGACTCCTAAGTCCAAGTCCAAGCCTATACTCATTGAGTGTGATCCTGCAAAAGCAAATTCTGCTTGGAATTGGTTGGAAAGGTGGATGTCTGTTGCATCGCTAGCACAAACACCAACATCAAACTCAGAGATAACTACTGAGCAAGCGGAGAcagagaagaaaggaaaatattCATCTTCGTTGGAAACTGAAACTCCACTGGAAGGTTTTCTTGAGTTAGTAGATACAAATACCAGTGTTATAGAATCTGCTGTACCATCATCTGAGACTGAAGAGAATCATTTCACCTATGGGGCAGACAACATCAAACAGGTTTGTAATCCCACTGAGTGTATTGAAGATAGTTTGGAGCATCCTCTTCCTGAGAAGACGTCAACATCTGAGGCCGAGGTCTCCATGGCAAACGATAATTCTTTTAGAGATCGCACTATGCCATCTGACGCAAACTTTCAGTCGGAGCTCAATTCTCGTCATAGTAAGACAGCAATAGAAATTGAACAACCAAAACGTTCCACAAAACGGAATGCCTCTGAACAACTTGAGCCTGAAGGAAAGAAGTTTGTAACTGGATCAAGAAAGGGAAGCAATTCTGCATTTGTTGACGTGCAGTCCAAATTTGAAGAGTTGCGTTCAGCACCCGATTTGGGCACATCTATAAGTTCATCCTATAAAGATGTTGGAGTTGAATCAAGAGTGGACACAGTTTTGTCCGGTGAAGATACTGTGACTTGgacaaagaagccaatagtggAGGAAAATTCAGGTGTTCATAATTCAAGGGTACAATATGGTGGATCTGAATGTGGCACAGAACTTTCTATTTCTTATACTCTTGATTCACCTGAAAGATCAGAAGTTGGAGCTGTAGAATGTGAAAATGAAGCTGGAGTTTCAGTGGAAGAAACTTGCAAACTCCATAGCAGCATAAGCAATCTAGATGGGAAAGCCAACGACACATCCGTGTTTTCGGTGTCTAATTTGTCTCAGCGGGCTGATAATCCAGAGAAGGTTGATGATCCTAAAGGTGAATCATTCAATTTAAGTGGTGAAGCATTCGATTTAAGTGTGGCTGCAGCCCAACCACTGGTGGAGCAGAAGCCAGAAAGAAGTGTTTCTGTCTTTCGGGAAGAGCTGAACTCAGAGAAAGGTTGTCAAGCATATGTATCATCTCCAGAAGCTTCTCCCAGAAGCCATATGACTGTCCCCGAATCACAAGGGACGCCTTCTAGTCAGGTAGATGTGAAAGCTAAAAGGAATAGATCTGACAGGAGTGGCTCCAGCCAGAAGAGCAAAGTGGGTAAGAGATCTCCATTAAATGCAAATCATGTCTCCGGTGCTAGAAATGGTGTGGAACAGTTGCCCAAGGATCAGAAGAATGGGAAAAGACGCAATTCATTTGGTACAACAAAATCTGATCATATTGATCAAGAACCAAGGGACAGTAGTAGTAACAATAACTCtcttcctcgtttcatgcaagcCACGGAATCTGCAAGAGCCAAGCTCAATGCTAACAACTCTCCAAGATCAAGTCCAGATGTGCATGATAGGGATTACATCAAGAAGAGACATTCCTTACCTGGTGCAAGTGAAAGACAGGGTTCTCCTTTTGTTCAGCGGTCAACTTCTCAAGCACAGGCGGGTGCAAAAGGAAATG AGAGAAAATGGCAGAGGTGA